The following proteins come from a genomic window of Sander vitreus isolate 19-12246 chromosome 14, sanVit1, whole genome shotgun sequence:
- the airim gene encoding AFG2-interacting ribosome maturation factor: MSKPALISLHQALKKSFQSLENNQKVWSSVLADCSPLMVSLGNLAEQSRALSNVQISNTPLRDFPELEERLRFKLLQATDTVLGKLNEKVSSLQSVRDSISNQVFAVFQHYEQNTDSLDLLTVTERSATAPSVSDMLEWLQDAERHYRQQFLRRKTLLQTLRADDLSLLELAPKRWKSWESPSAEDHIKDTLCKVSFFIESQ, from the exons ATGTCCAAACCTGCACTTATTTCACTTCATCAAGCACTGAAGAAAAGCTTCCAGAGTCTTGAAAACAATCAGAAAGTATGGTCGAGTGTGTTAGCCGATTGCAGCCCTCTGATGGTGTCTCTAGGTAACTTGGCGGAGCAGTCGCGAGCGCTTTCCAACGTCCAGATCTCCAACACACCGCTCAGAGACTTTCCTGAGCTGGAGGAACGGCTGCGTTTCAAGCTCCTACAAGCCACGGATACAGTGCTGGGCAAACTCAATGAGAAGGT gtcTTCTCTACAGTCGGTCAGAGATTCCATCAGTAACCAGGTTTTTGCAGTCTTCCAGCATTACGAGCAGAACACAGACAGTCTGGATCTGCTCACCGTAACCGAGCGCTCCGCCACCGCCCCGTCTGTCTCTGACATGCTGGAGTGGCTGCAGGATGCCGAGCGTCACTACCGACAACA ATTTCTGAGGAGGAAGACTCTGCTGCAGACTCTGAGGGCAGATGATCTTTCCCTTTTAGAATTGGCTCCCAAAAGATGGAAATCCTGGGAGTCTCCCAGTGCAGAAGACCACATCAAAG ATACACTTTGCAAAGTGTCCTTCTTTATTGAGTCCcaataa
- the cdca8 gene encoding borealin: MAPRKRTTKQRKNNPKTAKLEAFLEDFDSEVKTRVGQLKEKLNQLLKNVDNSYNMAQIKLPKAVRQMVWLEHFRAEKPKSPEVDNTKREEEAAIVDSVVAEDHAVLLKSVKKTSKKKGAANCSSEDEKTPATTRKGKATRKPPTTSKRAKALTISKQNNSIRRSTRKPLVTPARSMLDSSFMMGPTPLITPRFDPRLPKTPAVRIPRHKERVYSISVNGSPISAGNEDIVINVPIGNGESIQLLASQLDSVDLSLLDETALTSIRLLQNRLTTLCGTSE, from the exons ATGGCTCCCAGGAAAAGGACCACCAAACAACGGAAAAACAACCCCAAGACGGCCAAGCTGGAAGCTTTTCTGGAGGATTTTGACAGCGAGG TGAAGACCAGAGTTGGTCAACTGAAAGAGAAGCTCAACCAGCTGCTGAAAAATGTTGACAACAGCTACAACATGGCACAAATTAAGCTCCCCAAGGCTGTCCGTCAAATGGTCTGGTTGGAACATTTCA gGGCTGAGAAACCAAAGTCACCAGAAGTGGATAATACAAAG agagaagaggaagctGCTATTGTTGACAGTGTTGTGGCAGAGGACCACGCAGTCCTTCTGAAATCAGTCAAGAAAA CATCAAAGAAAAAGGGTGCAGCCAATTGCAGTTCGGAGGATGAAAAGACCCCGGCCACAACAAGGAAG GGCAAAGCAACAAGGAAACCGCCAACTACATCAAAAAGAGCAAAGGCGCTGACAATCAGCAAGCAGAACAACTCCATCAGACG ATCGACCAGGAAGCCATTGGTCACTCCTGCCAGGAGTATGCTGGATTCTTCTTTTATGATGGGTCCCACTCCCCTCATTACTCCACGCTTCGACCCAAG GCTTCCTAAGACCCCTGCTGTGAGGATTCCCCGCCACAAAGAGAGGGTGTATAGCATTTCAGTCAACGGCTCTCCCATTTCAGCAGGAAATGAGGACATTGTCATCAACGTTCCCATTGGCAACGGAGAG AGCATTCAGTTATTGGCCAGTCAGTTGGACTCAGTGGACCTGTCTCTACTGGATGAGACCGCTCTGACGAGCATTCGGCTGCTGCAG AATCGCCTTACAACCCTGTGTGGAACATCAGAGTGA
- the cldn35 gene encoding claudin-4 — MANTGMQLISFTCAVTGWIMAIAVTALPQWKVSAFIGSNILTSEIKWEGIWMNCIYQTTGHMQCKTYDSLLALPPDIQAARALMCLAIFMGWLSCTVSCCGMKCTTCAGDDRRAKAGIALSGGVLFILTGLCVLIPISWTANTVIQDFYNPNVPVMHKRELGQAIYLGWASAVILMISGAVLSSTCPLMERSGRYRRGYIGRSFANSPALAPDPPKPITCNSVPLKEYV, encoded by the coding sequence ATGGCGAACACTGGCATGCAGCTGATCAGCTTCACCTGCGCAGTGACTGGCTGGATCATGGCGATCGCTGTCACGGCCTTGCCTCAGTGGAAGGTCTCGGCCTTCATCGGCAGCAACATCCTGACCTCAGAGATCAAGTGGGAAGGCATCTGGATGAACTGCATCTACCAGACCACTGGTCACATGCAGTGTAAGACATATGACTCCCTGCTGGCATTACCTCCAGACATCCAGGCGGCCCGCGCCCTCATGTGTCTGGCCATCTTCATGGGCTGGCTCTCCTGCACAGTGTCCTGCTGCGGCATGAAGTGCACCACCTGTGCCGGGGACGACCGCCGGGCCAAGGCGGGCATCGCACTCTCAGGCGGGGTTCTCTTCATTCTGACCGGCCTGTGCGTGCTGATTCCCATTTCCTGGACTGCTAACACGGTCATCCAGGATTTCTATAACCCCAACGTGCCAGTGATGCACAAACGAGAGCTGGGTCAGGCTATTTATCTGGGCTGGGCGTCTGCGGTTATTCTCATGATCAGTGGAGCTGTGTTGAGCAGCACCTGTCCCCTCATGGAGAGGAGCGGCAGGTACCGCAGGGGCTATATAGGCCGGAGCTTTGCTAATTCACCCGCTTTAGCACCAGATCCTCCAAAACCTATCACATGTAATAGTGTACCATTAAAGGAGTATGTatag